CACGTAGGGTTTTGGCGCAGCATAGGTACCCCTAGATATATATATTATCAGTTATATGCAAGGGTTACCGTTTGCCTTTGCGGCAAACTCCCCTTGGGTATGCATCCCGCTATAATCAGCTTTGGATCATTCTGAGTTTGTGAGCGAAGCCATTACGGAGCTTTCACATTCGGGTAGAGTTATGGAACTAAACAGGCCACCtgttatcaatccttttgagtgTGTCCATCCACCGCAAGGGTAAAAAGAGGTTAATTCTTGATCTCTGTTACATCaacaattttcttattaaaCATGGAGTCAAGTACGAAGATTGGAGGTTGCCTTATCCTATTTCCAAAAGGGTTCTTCTATGATAACTTTTGATCTTAGAAGCGGGTACCACCATATTGAAATTCATCCAGATCATCTGAGGTTTTTGGGGTTTGCATGGGAGTTTCCAGGGGAAGTTTCTATCCGATATTTTGTGTTtacatttcttccttttggtctGTCTTCTGCACCTTACATTTTTACTAAATGTCTTAAGCCGCTTAAGAAGTACCGGTATTGGCGGTTCAACGATGTTAATATTGCTTTATTTCTTGATGATGGCTGGACCGTTTCACCTGTGCGGTCCGAGCTACTAATATTTGGTCTGATTTAAGGAAGTCAGGGTTCATCACCAATGATGAGAAGTCTCAATGGTGTCAGAGTCAAGTTCTTGAATGGTTGGGGATTATATGGAACACCTTTTAATGGGACCATTACCATTTCTGAGCGACGGGTAAAATAGTATCGCTTAATCTGTTAAGATTCTCTTGAGTAATCGTTTGGTATCAGCACAGGAGTTGGCCTCACTCGTGAGTAGGATTGTTTCCGGTAGGACAGTTTTTGGTAATATTTCCAGACTCATGACGAGGTACTGCTCAATTTCAGCTCCCCCAGCCTAGGATTGGGATTCCAGGTTTGATCTTGATCAATATTGTGTCAGGGAACTGTATTTTTGGGAGGCTAATTTGAAGCGACTGAGTTGAAAGGTAGTGTCGGATTCTCCGTACAAAATATCCAATTATGTAGTTTATTCGGACGCAAGCGCCACATGGTGTGGTACTCACCTGGATATTAATGGTGAGCAAGTTTGTAATAAGCAATGCAATTTTGAAGAGCGTAGAAGAAGTTATACGTGGAGGGAGTTATCTCCCATTTCGTTCGCTTTACAGTCGTTTTTACCCTTTTTGTTGGCTCTTACGTAAAGTGGTTTTCTGATAGTCAAAGTCCATGTAAAATCATTCTAGTGGGAAGTATGAGAAAGGATTTGCATGCTATTGCTCTGGAGAATTTTCAGCTCTGCACCAATAATGGCATAGAGTTAGAAGTCCAGTGGATCCCTCGCACTGAAATTTAGAGAGCTGATTATATTAGTCGAATAATCGATATAGACGATTGGCAGATTTCAGCCAATTGTTTCATGTCTTTTTAGAGGAAAGCTTGAGGGTGTTCATTTAGTGGATTGTTTTGCTATTCATTATTTGCATATTTCTAGGGCCATTCCCATCATAGTCGTGCCCTTTTGGCCGTCGTCTTATTTCTAGAACATTTTCTAGATTTGTGTTTTCGACTTTTCGTGCTGCTGCTTTGGAGCAGGGGCGTAACACCAATTCGTTGTTGGGTAGTGATAGATTCAGTGGGTTCATTTTGGCTGTTCGTATGAAGTTTTCAGTCTCTATAGCTTTATTTACATGGGACACTTGGTCATGTATTTTTCAGTGGATAAGAGGCACTGGCCTGATTTAGGATTATTACAATGCTTTTTGTGGATAAAAGGCACTGGCTTGAGTTTGGTATTATTACAATGTTTTTTTGTGGATAAGAGGCACTGGCCTACATTAGTATTATTACAATGTTTTTATGGAAGCGTTTTGTCATGTTCGGGCGGAAGTATTTTTTGCAACGTGTAATTATTTTGGTGATTCAtattttctgttgtttcgttgttttTCTCGTTACAGATGTCTTTTCTCAGACCACAGTTGGAGGTGCTTACCGCTTAATGTAAAGCCAGACCTAGGAGAGCTATTTCGACATTACTGAAGTCTAAGGCGGATTCTACAACGAAGATATATAAGAAAGATTTTGAAGTTTATTGAATGTGATTTTTCCGGGGTTCGGTCGGTGCCTCCTTTTCCTGTTAGTTTATGGTTGCTTATCTTTCTAAGGTTTATAAGAGTTCTAGCTCATATGCCTCTTTAGTTATGACTCACGCATCTCTAAGTGGTTTCACTCGTTCGGCCTAAGTAACGGCGCCAGTCCGTTGGATAGTTCTATTTGTCATAATTTGTTGGAGACTGGTAGGCGTGATAAGCCAGTTAGTGTTTTAAAAAGGCGCCTATATCTGCTGAGATTATTAAGAGTATCATTGTTAAGTTTGCTGGTCCTTCTGCTAATTAATCTTAACGACATGCGCGTTGCTTGTATCTACGCGTTAATTACACTTTGCGGGGTTTTTCCGTTATGATGAACTTAGTAACATCGCGCCCGCgcatcttgaattttttcctgaTCATCTTGCAGTCTTTGTTCCCAGGGCTAAAAATGACATTTATCGCGAAAGTAATTGTTTATATTAAGAGGTTAGCTAGCCAGTATTTCCCAGTTGCGCTTTTGAAAAGGTATATTTCCATGTGGAATATTGAAATTTCCAGTTCAGTTGCTCTTTTTCGTCCAGTAAGATTACTTAAGTCCACCAATTCTTACAAGTTATGTGCAGTTAAATTATCATGTACCAGATGAAGGGAAATCTTTAAAGAGTGTCTTAAGGAAATAGGGGTGGATCATAAATTGTACGGTCCTCATAGTTTAAGGTCTGGTGGAGCCACCTCTGCCGGTAGCTATAATCCTAGGTACTCATAGCTTCACGGACGGTAGAAGTCCGATACTGCGAAAGATATGTGTATTCTCGAAGATGTTTCTAAGCTAGATTCTAAGCGTTTACAAGTAACTATTCAGCTTGGATTGCAAATTACCATTTATTTACTTCGATTCAGTTTATGATCGTTGGTGTGACTCTTGAATAAACGTCAGTTAGACTGCCTGAGCATCCAACCATCAAGTTGTTGTATTTAGTTATGTTTTTTAAAGGggaaaataatttacgttcggCTGAGCGTTgtgaattagaacgtaagtaCGCGTAACGTGCTTACTGTTATGTCTTATCATGACATTCACCATGTCTTCCAAAAACTCCTCGTGGTCTTTATTACCCACGATGCCTTAGGCACCGTTTCGTGATAGCATACATGAcatctctcttttttttaactagCACTAGGCTTAGGTTACATGTTCTTAAGGTTTTTGCATAGAGCAACGATGAAACTGACGAAATAGCCGAcagagaaataaacaaaacttaaaaaaaaaagaaaagtttaaacTCATTGTTCATAGTCTTTGAGGTATGTAGGTTGCTTGAACAGTCGACCGGAACGAGTGCGCATTGTTGGTTTTAGTCCCTGATCAGACATCACTCCTGTTTCGCGGAGTCTACCATGACGGTTAGTGCGGGAACATGTTTGCGAACTCGCTTGACCAGcttgtaaattttcttttgacTCTTTGTTGAGTGACCGTGATGCTTGGCTCGTATTCAGATGTCTCCTATTTCTCCTGTACTTCTGACCCTCAGGTGTCTGGACGACATATGACCTGGGCGTGTTGCTTGGACCCATTTCTTATCTTGCTTGAGAGTCACCTTATCACCTTTGGCTAGAGGCGGCAATTCTTTACGACAGTGTTTATCGTAGTCGAACTTCTATCTCTCTTTGATCTTCTGAAGGTGCTGCTTAATTTCTGGAGCTCCCTGTGGCTTTAGAAGCTCAGCATTAGTTGGAAGAGAGGTTTTGAGTCTGCGGCCCAAACGAATTTGAGCGGGAGACAAGCCTATTCCATCCAAGGGAGTGTTTCTGTTATTCAGTAAGGCCTTGTAGGAATCTTGTACTTTCTTTAGGAGGTTCTCAATGGTTTGCACAGCTCTTTCAGCTTCACCATTGGATTGCGGATATAAGGGGCTTGACGTGGTGTGCACAAACCCGTAACTCCTGCTAAAATCTTTGAGTGCTGAACTAGCGTACTGGGGACCATTGTCGCTGATAAGTTCATCAGGAATGCCATACCTGGCAAATTGACTCTTCAGGTGACAGATAACATTGTTACTGGTTAGGTCATCTAGCTTTGTAACTTCTATCCACTTCGAATAATAGTCAGGCTTAGCAAGTAATGAATACCATTGAACTCGAACAGGTCACTTCCGATTCTAGACCATGGTCTGTCTGGGGGATCTCGAACTATCATTGGCTTCCTGGCCTGAGCCTTTTGGAACTGGCTACACAAGGAACACTTGGACACTTTATCTTCAATCTGTGAGGACATTCCTGGGCATAATAAAATGTCTCTTGCACGCTGTTTGCATTTCAGGATACCTTGATGTGACTCATGTATGAGAGCGAGCATTTCTTTCCTCATACTCTGGGGAACTATCAGCTTCTGAGCTTTAAATAAGAGACCATCAATGGTGGAGATTTCATCTCTGTGGCACCAATGTTCATGGACATTTCTGGGTAATTCCGCCTTGTTTGCTGGCCATCCATTCAGGACTACTGTTCTTAATATTTGCAAGGGTGCATCATCTGCAGTAGCGTTCTGGAACTCGGCGTACTTCTCTGGCGAAATGGGAAAGTGCGCAGTCAGGTGAATTTCATTCACTTCGAGGTCTGGAATAAAAGTTTCTGTAGACTCATGCAGGTAGGATCTACTCAAGGCATCAGCGACAGAAAGTTCTGAACCTGGGAGATATTTTACTTTCAAGTCATACCGTTGCAGGGTCAACATCATTTTCTGCAATCTCAGTGGTGCTTGATGCAAAGGCTTACTTAAGATATAGGCTGCAAGGGCTTGCGGTGTGACTCGACTTGGGTTGGTCTTCCATATATAAACTGATGAGACTTCTGTGTGCCGTACACAATTGCAAGGGTTTCTTTTTCGATTTGGGCATATCGCTCTTGTGCTGGAGTCAGGGCTCTTGACGCATATGCTAAGGGTTTTCCATTTTCCAAGAGGACTGCACCCAACCCTTTGGAACTTGCATCAACTGACAGGGTTAGTGGCTTGCTTGGATCATTGCTTGGATCATAGTACCCAACTACTGGTGCTGAAGAAGCCATCTCTTTAAGTTTCTGAAAGCTTGCTTCTTGATCTTGGTCCCAATGCCAGGCAACGTTCTTCTCTAGTAACTTTCTGAGTGGTGGACTGACTGTAGCCATGCTGGGCATAAACTTTCCAAAATACTGAATAAATCCAAGGAATGTTTTAAGTTCCTTAGTGTTCTCTGGGTGTTTCATTGCTTGTACTGCCCGTGTCTTTTCAGGATCTGGTTTCAAGCCCTCTTTGCTTAGGACATGGCCAACATAGGGAACTTCGTCTTGCTTGATTTGGCATTTCTTGTCATTGAATTTGAGGTTGACTTCTCGAGCTCGGTCTAACACTTGCTTTAATCTAACATCATGCTCTGCATCATCTTTTCCCCATATTAGGAGGTCATCTACTATCACTTTCAGACCTTCTAAATCAGCAAACAGGTCATACATGCAGTTCTGAAACACCTCGGGAGCCGACTTTATGCCAAATGGCAACCTGGTGAAACGGTATCTCCCAAACGGCGTGTTGAACGTGAATAGCTTTGAGCTTTGTTCATCTAACTTCACTTGCCAATACCCCGATGTGGCATCTAGAACTGAAAATACTTTGGCTTGTGGTATGTCAGAAACAACTTCTTCTATTGTTGTCATTGGGAAATGCTCCCTTCTGATCGCCTCATTTAAATCTCTGGGGTCTATGCAAATATGAATCTTGTGTGGTTTCACAACAGCAACCATGCTGTTCACCCAGTCACTAGGTTCTGTGTGCTTACCACTACACGTGCTTTCTCCATACGGTCGAGCTCATCTTTGATCTTCCCTCGGAGTGATACTGGTACCTTTCTTGGATGATGAACTACCGGGGGAACGCTTGGATCTAACTTGATTGAGTGCTCTCCAGGAAGACATCCAAGACCTAGCTTGAAACAAATCTGGGTATTTATCAAAGATGCTTTGACCCAAGTCAGTCGAAGACTTTGGAATGCTGGGTTGCTGAAGTGAGTTTATTCTGGCAAGTAGACCCATGTCTTTGCAGGTTTGAGCACTCAGTACTGCAGGGACTTCAACATCAACTACATGGAATTTCACATGAACAACTTTACTCTTGTATTCACAAGGCAAGGTCAATACCCCTTTGGTAGGAATCAGATGATCCGAATACGACTTAAGCTTAGCTTGGCTCTTTTTGAAGTGCACATCATCTCTTGCCTTGTGCTGGGCATTTTTCTTTGTCATGCTGATAACCACATCTGCTGCAATCTTTGTGCATGAATTTCTCTCGGCTAGATTTTGTTTTTTGgtggtttctttgttttactttattttCACTATTAATGCTTGGATTCTCAGTTGCCATGGATTTCAATTGCGCTTTCGACATTTCGTCCGTTCTGGCAATGTCAATTGCTTTTTCAAGAGTAAGCTCTGAACCTTCCTGAATTAACTTTTCTCTTGTTTTGGTAGAATGACAGCCAATAACCACTCTATCTCTAACCATTTTATCAGGGTCAGTATAACCACAATCTTTCACAAGAAACTTCAAATCAGTGAGAAATTGTTCAAATGACTCACCCTCTCGTTGAATCTTCTGGTGGAACTTGTACCTTGCAAATACCTTATTGGATTTGGGTTTCACATACTCTTCGTACTTTGCATAATATCTGTCGAGCTTCTTCGCTTCTTCTACAGTGAGTTCCCACGAACTGTATATGTCACGACCTTTGCCTCCAATCCAAATCATCAGGTAATTACATTTTTCTTCTTCACTTTTTCGCTTCAGAGGCCCTCCAAACGTAAACTAGCAGTGTTGCTTGAATTGCTTTCCACGCGGTCGGTAAATCTCCACTCGTCCAATCCATCTCCACTCGTCCAATCCATCTTTGGAGTGCTGCCCGCAGCAATTCCTTCCATTTTGTTGATTTCGTTCTCATAATGTTAAGCGAATCGACCCTTAGGCTTTGTGGATACTTTAGTGGCTGTACTTCACCTCTTATGCTGACACCATGTTATGCCTTATCATGACATTCACCATGTCTTCCAAAAACTCCTCGTGGTCTTTATTACCCACGATGCCTTAGGCACCGTTTCGTGATAGCATACATGACACTTACGAAATTTATAGTCACGCGCCACGGCAGTAAACATTAATCTCTTATCagttatgaaagtcaagtagactactgcatgACTCATAGacaacgcgaaaatgtatttttggGGGGTTGGGACGAGTTCTCAAAGTGAACGGACGTCACATTCTGAGCTCCGAGAAAGATCTTTGAGATTTAGGGAATCTTCTGTGAACAAATGTGTTAAAAGACGCCCATACGTTAAGGCACAATGAGTGAACATGAGGGGAACGATAATTTCGGTCGCGCAAAACGAAAGAGAACTACAACAGGCTCCCAAACGGATGAAGATCCTTGTAACAACATGGCGGAGGCGCTCGCAGACATCAATCGCAAATTGGATGTAGCTTTAGCCCGAATacaagaaattgaagaaataaaagaaaaacagcgCTAGATGGAAAAAGAAAGTATTACCCCAAAAGAAAGCTTAGAGTTTGCACATCAGTCAATTAAGGAACAAATTGAACGAGCAAATGCTCAGGAGGAAACCATATCCGGGCTTACTAAAGAAGTTCGAGAGCTAACTCAAACTGTCGCCTTTGATAAGGAACGTGCTATAAAACTGGAGAGTCACAGTCGTAGAAATAACCTCATCTTTTACAGCATTCCTGAAGAAGAGAACGAATCCACCGCTAAGACAGAAGATTTGGTTTTCgcttttttggaagaaaaattaaaaatgcaagAAGAAGCTAATGATATTTCTATTGAGAGGGCACACCCTCTTGGtaagaggaaagaaaacaaatcacgcccaattattgtaaaatttagCTTTCATAGGGATAAAGAGCGTATTCTTTCCAATGCTTACAAATTAGCGGGCACAGGCTTCGGAATTTCACAAGACTTCCCGCAAGAAATTGTTGTTATAAGGAAAGAACTGGTCAAAGTTATGAAAGAAGCGAAGAAAGAGGGTCGCGAGGGAAAGCTAAATTATGACAAATTGTACATAGGCGGCCGAAGATATAGACCAAAGAGTGTTTAAGTGCGGGCCCGCTGAATCTGGAAATTCTTTTCAAGTGCCTTGAAGGGACCAGAAACCGGACCTAAACCAAATATTTGCTTTTTAtatctatatacatgtatacatttcTTAATTATTGTTGTAGTCGTATGTGTACATgtaagcttattattattattatttttttcttagtaatCGTGGAAGGGTTAACAACTCTGGTCGAAATGTGGGGAAGTCAAAAAACTGTTCTAATGCAAGATGTCTAAAATAACTATATCCTCTTTAAACGTGAGAGATTTGGCTAACAACGATAAACGAAGAGAAATATTCCAGTGGCTTAAAAAGAAccaattttcaatttacatgctGCAAGAGGCTCATTGTACAAAGAATTCCTTTGGGCTTTGGGCGGCTGAATGGGGATACACAGCCTTATTTCACGGCATCGCAAGTAACAAAGCAGGTGTCGCTATtctttttaataacaatttttctttcaaaatcttgaaacaATTCTGTGATAAAGAAGGAAGATGTATATATCATTATTGATCTGGAAGTCGGTGAGCTGACTTTAACAATTTGTAACATCTATGCTCCAAACAAGGACGATCCGTATTTTTTTGAAGCTGTCTTTAAGGAATTTTTGTCTTTCAGATGTGATGAAATCCTTTTTGGCGGTTATTTCAATGGGAGGATCACCATCTACGCATTCGAATTCCTTAAAGGTGCTGAAATCTCTTCAAGACAATTTAGATTTAACGGACATATGGAGAGATCGATCTGAATCCGGAGGAAGACGGAGACAGAACAAGCCCGAAGTACATTGCCGTTTAGACTTCTTTCTGGTAAGTGAAAGCATTACCGGCAGGGTTTCTAAAGCTGATATTCTTCCGCACTATAAAACAGACCACTCTCTTTGTACAATGGAAGTGAACTATCACTCGAATAAAAGAGGACCAGGTTTTTGGAGATTAAATTCGGCGCTTTTGAGTGAAAATGAGTATATAAATGCCATTAAGGCGTCAATTGCTCAAACGTTAACACAATATGAAAATGACGCTGAGGTAGATGAAGTATTATTATGGGAAATGATTAAACTTGAAATTAGAGCTACTTCGATAAAATATTCTAAGATTAAAATGAAGGGGATGAGAAAGATAGAAGACACCATTGAAAGTGAAATAACCTCATAAGAAAGGCAGTTGGAGAGTGATTCAGGTAACAAAGTCGCTCTTGCGGAGCAACTAAAgatcaagataaaaaaaaattggaaagtgTAATTGAATACAAAAGAAAAGGTGCTATTATTAGATCTAAGGCCAAATGGTACAATGAAGGCGAGAAAACAGTAAATACTCTTTGAATCTAGAAAACAGACAATTGTGCAGATTAAGGGAAACAACGGTTCTTGTATTATCTAACGAATGATTCAGATATCCTAGAAGAATGTAACTCCTTTTACGGCTCTCTTTATACTTCAAGAACCTCTGCTTCCGTAAATAGGGAACTGGAAAATTTGTTTCTTGATCAGGGACTCCCAAAacttaatgatgataataaacaaaaatgCGAAGGACTTCTCACGGCAAAAGAATGTTTGGAAGCGGTTAAATTAATGGAATCCGGCAAATCACCAGGAACGGACGGACTTCCTGCCGAATTTTATAAGGTCTTTTGGAAGGATATATCGCCAAACCTTGTTAGCTCTCTTAACAGGAGAGTTAAGTTAGGAGGGGCATTATCTCTCTTATCCCTAAGAAGGACAAGGCACTTGACGAACTAAAACATTGGAGACCCTTAACTTTACTAAATTGTGATTATAAAATTGTATCAAAGGTACTCGAGTCAAGACTTAAGACTGTTTTACCAGGCCTAATAGACAATGACCAAACTGGCTTTTTGAAAGGCCGTTCTATCACAGAAAATATTTGCCTAATTAATAACGTCATCTCTTACACCGAGACTAAAAATATACCAGGAATGCTTCTTTTTGTTGACTTCGAAAAAGCCTTCGATACGATCGAGGTCTTTTGTTCGTCAAACATTACTTCGCTTTGGTTTTGGGACATCATTTATCAAGTGGATTAATATCTTTTATTATGATATTCAGAGCTGTGTTGTGAATAACGGTTGGTCGAGTCCCTTCTTTGAATTGGGTCGGGGTGTTAGGCAGGGCTTCCCGCTTTCACcgtatatatttattttatatgctGAGATTTTGGCTATTGCCGTTCGTAAGGACACTACAATGAAAGGGATATCAATAGGTAACGTTGAATGTAAGTTAAGCCAGTTTGCAGATGATACGGCTTTTATTCTAGAGGGCTTTTTAAAATCACTGCAACGTTCTCTCTACATGCTAGAAAGATTTGGTGAGATCTCAGGTTTAAGAGTTAATTGggaaaaaacagaagttcttTGGATAGGTTCATTTAAAGGATCAAACCAGATTTTGTGTCCTGAAAAAAATCTTACTTGGGCAAACAGTGAAGTTAAATCTTTGGGTGTTTGGTTCTGTGTCGATCAGGAAGAAGGACCGAAAAAGAACTATGACGAAAAGGCTCTGAACGTAGCGAACGCTCTAAACAATTGGCACAATAAAAGGCTAACTTTGATCGGTAAAATTGCAATTATTAAAGATCTGGCTGCATCTCAAATGGTATACGTTATGTCATCAATGCCTTCTTACGTAAAATCCTTGAAAGAAGTTAATGATCTTATCTTTAAGTTTCTTTGGGATAACAAGGGAGATAAAATTAAACGAACTGAAATGATAGCAGATTATCAAGATGGATATCATAGAATTTAATAAGGCTTTGAAAATTACATGGATACTCAAGTATATTTCTGATGATTGCCAGTCTAAGTGGAAATCCTTCTTCGACTTCTATTTACTTAAGTTTGGGGGTAAATTAGTTTTTACTAGCAGTTTGGCAAGAAAAGATGTTTTAAAATCCTGGATATAAAAAGTACTTTCCTGCATGAACTTATTGAGCTGTGGtcagatttaaattttaaagagtCTTTTGCTTCACGGGCGGAGTTTGGTGCCGAATAGAATCCATATGGAACAACTCAATGATTAGAATTGCCAGCAAGACTATTTTTTATAAGCATTGGTTTGAGGCAGGTGTGCATTATATTAATGATCTCTTCACGAGCGATTCCAAGTTAATGATTTACAGTTGCTTTAGAAACACATGTTGCCCTAACGTTTCCTTATTACGGAGTGGCTTCAGCTATTCAGTGTGCttttaagacattaaaattGAGGCTGCCAGACGACCCAAACCTAACAATGTATTGGCACTGCTAAATTCTTCCAAAAAGCCGAGCCAACTGGCATACCAGATTTACAGAAATAAGAAATGTACCTGCCCTGATAAAAGCCAAGCGAAATGGCTTAGGGACTGTGAATCTGAAGAAAGTTTTATATCCAGGCCCCGGTTCCTGGAAAGCCGATTAAACTATCCTCGGATTAGAGGTTAAACGGCGATTAAATTTCTTATTCCCGGGATAACTAATCGAGGGATAAAAAGGCGTTCCTGAAAACCGATTTATTTCGCGATTAACTATTCCACGATTAAAGGTAGGAATAAACCGGTCAAACCAGTTATTTTCACCGACGCGgttaagcgcgggaaaatactCAACTGCGtgaggaaaagggaaaaaaatggcgGAAAGAGTGGAAAGTGGAAATGAAGGAGAAGTTACAGATGAATCgaaagcaagaaaaagaa
The Montipora capricornis isolate CH-2021 chromosome 10, ASM3666992v2, whole genome shotgun sequence genome window above contains:
- the LOC138020737 gene encoding uncharacterized protein, translated to MIWIGGKGRDIYSSWELTVEEAKKLDRYYAKYEEYVKPKSNKVFARYKFHQKIQREGESFEQFLTDLKFLVKDCGYTDPDKMVRDRVVIGCHSTKTREKLIQEGSELTLEKAIDIARTDEMSKAQLKSMATENPSINSENKVKQRNHQKTKSSREKFMHKDCSRCGYQHDKEKCPAQGKR